In Palaemon carinicauda isolate YSFRI2023 chromosome 28, ASM3689809v2, whole genome shotgun sequence, the sequence GGAGACAATTACCATGGAAGGTGAACAAGCACCTCCAAACGAATCACTTAACCTGGACACGGATCAAGAGGAGGCAACAGGATACAAGCAGAGTGGAGAGGTTGTAAATGTTTCAACCTGGAAAAGCTACTGACGCAAGGAAAAATGAAGACGGAGAGTTTGCAGCGAAAGAAAACCAAACAGATCTCTTCAAGAAGGAAATAGAAGATCTCCAGGAGAAATTAAGAGAAAGAGATTCGACTATTGCCCGAATGAAAGAGGAGATCGGGGTGAGGACGAGGCAAACCGAGCAGTTACAGGACCGGttgattgaagaagaaagaaggtcCAACCAACTAGAGCGAAAATGTGATCGCTATGCAAAGGTACTCGAGGAAAAGCTAGTTCAAATTTGCCACTTTGAAAAAGAACAAGCGAATCGCAATGAAAAAATCGATCTCTTGCGAAAGGAACTTGAAACAATACTAATTGAAATGAACAAAACTAAAGATAATTTGCAAGAAAAAGTGTATATGATAGAGGAAATTCTAGAATATAACGgaagaattgaaaatgaatatgaaggaaaagtaGAGGAGAGTGAAGTTCAGAAATTTGAGAAGGAAATCGGATTTTGGCAGAAGGAAGCAATGATAGTTAAAGAAGAGTTGAAGTTCACTAAGGAAGAATTACAGGAAGAAAATGCACTCTGGAAAAGGCTAGAAATTCAGCTAAACCTAATGAAGAGAGAGGCGACATTTAGAGATGTGATTGGTCACCAGACAGAAGAAGAAAGCAAAGACGAAATTGAGAGAAAAAGGAAGGAAACGCAAGATATGAAACATAGACTTAGTGAAGAAGTGGAACTAAACAGGATAAAGGACAATAAAATCCAACAGCTTGAAGAGGAAAAACTGGAGAAGGACGTTGCAAATAAATAGTGGGAATAAGAAACACTCAAAATAGACGAAGAGTTGCAAGAGACTAAATCAGAATTGAAACGAGAAAAGACAGTACGAAAGGTATTAGAAGAAGAGCTAAATCTTGCTAAGCAAAAAACAGAAGAACTTAGGAGAGATAAATTGATAGTAAAAACTAGAGTTgataatgttgaaaaattatttgaagaagtagagatgattattgaaagaaagacaacagaactaaaaaatagttggagaagagaaagaaaagctaaaagaggagttaatgaaagaAGAGACAGTAAGAAAAGGATTGGAAAAAGAGCTAAATCTAGCTAAGCAAGTAGCAGAAAAACTTAGGCAAGTTAAATTGATAGCAAAAACTAGAGTTGATAATGTTGAAAAACTATTTGAGGGAATAGAGATGATTATTGAAAGAAAGACAACAGAACtagaaatagttgaagaagagaaagaaaagctaaaagaggagttaatgaaagaAGAGACAgtaagaacagtatttgaagaagAGCTAAATCTTGCTAAGTAAGAAACAGAAAAACTTAGGAGAGATTTATTGATAGTAAAAACTTTAGCTgataatgttgaaaatttatttGAAGAAGTAGAGATAATGGTTGAAAGAAAGACAACAGAACTAAAAATAgttgaaaaagagaaagaaaggctaaaagaggagttaatgaaagaggagggattaaggaaagaaaaagaggatCAAATAGATAATCTTCAAGAACAAAATAGGATAAAGGACAATAAGATTCAACAGCTTGAAGAGGAGAAATTGGAAAAGGAAGTTGCAAATGAATATTGGGAAAAAGAAACACTCAAAATAGATGAAGAGTTGCAAGAGACTAAGTCCAAATTGCAACGAGAAGAGACAGTGAGAAAAGGATTAGAAGAAGAGCTAAATCTTGCTAAGCAAGAAGCAGACGAACTTTGGCAAGGTAAATTGATAGCAAAAACTAAAGTTGATAATCTTTAAAAATCATTTGAAGAATTAGAGATGATTATTGAAAGAAACACAACAGAACGaaaaatagttgaagaagagaaagaaaagcttaaagaggagttaatggaagaggaaagactaaggaaagaaagagaggaacaaatagctattctcaaagaaaacatggaaggtgtaatgattcaaaatatggaaacgaatgctgaaacacaaagagttcaagaagagaaagaaaagctgaaagaagagctaatggaagaagaaagactaaggaaagaaagagaggaacaaatagctattctcaaagaaaacatggaaggtgtaatgattcaaaatatggaaacgaatgctgaagcacaaagagttcaagaagagaaagaaaagcttaaagaggagttaatggaagaagaaagactaaggaaagaaagagaggaacaaatagctattctcaaagaaaacatggaaggtgtaatgattcaaaatatggaaacgaatgctgaagcacaaagagttcaagaagagaaagaaaagcttaaagaggagttaatggaagaagaaagactaaggaaagaaagagaggaacaaatagctattctcaaagaaaacatggaaggtgtaatgattcaaaatatggaaacgaatgctgaagcacagagagttcaagaagagaaagaaaagcttaaagaagagctaatggaagaagaaagactaaggaaagaaagagaggaacaaatagctattctcaaagaaaacatggaaggtgtaatgattcaaaatatggaaacgaatgctgaagcacatagagttcaagaagagaaagaaaagctgaaagaagagctaatggaagaagaaagactaaggaaagaaagagaggaacaaatagctattctcaaagaaaacattgaaggtgtaatgattcaaaatatggaaacgaatgctgaagcacaaagagttcaagaagagaaagaaaagctgaaagaagagctaatggaagaagaaagactaaggaaagaaagagaggaacaaatagctattctcaaagaaaacatggaaggtgtaatgattcaaaatatggaaacgaatgctgaagcacaaagagttcaagaagagaaagaaaagcttaaagaggagttaatggaagaggaaagactaattaaagaaagagaggaacaaatagctattctcaaagaaaacattgaaggtgtaatgatttaaaatatggaaacgaatgctgaagcacaaagagttcaagaagagaaagaaaagcttaaagaggagttaatggaagaggaaagactaattaaagaaagagaggaacaaatagctattctcaaagaaaacattgaaggtgtaatgattcaaaatatggaaacgaatgctgaagcacaaagagttcaagaagagaaagaaaagcttaaagaggagttaatggaagaagaaagactaaggaaagaaagagaggaacaaatagctattctcaaagaaaacatggaaggtgtaatgattcaaaatatggaaacgaatgctgaagcacaaagagttcaagaagagaaagaaaagctgaaagaaagctaatggaagaggaaagactaaggaaagaaagagaggaacaaatagctattctcaaagaaaacattgaaggtgtaatgattcaaaatatggaaacgaatgctgaagcacaaaaagttcaagaagagaaagaaaagcttaaagaggagttaatggaagaggaaagactaaggaaagaaagagaggaacaaatagctattctcaaagaaaacattgaaggtgtaatgattcaaaatatggaaacgaatgctgaagcacaaagagttcaagaagagaaagaaaagcttaaagaggagttaatggaagaagaaagactaaggaaagaaagagaggaacaaatagctattctcaaagaaaacatggaaggtgtaatgattcaaaatatggaaacgaatgctgaagcacaaagagttcaagaagagaaagaaaagcttaaagaggagttaatggaagaagaaagactaaggaaagaaagagaggaacaaatagctattctcaaagaaaacatggaaggtgtaatgattcaaaatatggaaacgaatgctgaagcacagagagttcaagaagagaaagaaaagcttaaagaagagctaatggaagaaggaagactaaggaaagaaagagaggaacaaatagctattctcaaagaaaacatggaaggtgtaatgatttaaaatatggaaacgaatgctgaagcacaaagagttcaagaagagaaagaaaagctgaaagaaagctaatggaagaggaaagactaaggaaagaaagagaggaacaaatagctattctcaaagaaaacatggaaggtgtaatgattcaaaatatggaaacgaatgctgaagcacaaagagttcaagaagagaaagaaaagcttaaagaggagttaatggaagaggaaagactaattaaagaaagagaggaacaaatagctattctcaaagaaaacattgaaggtgtaatgattcaaaatatggaaacgaatgctgaagcacaaagagttcaagaagagaaagaaaagctgaaagaaagctaatggaagaggaaagactaaggaaagaaagagaggaacaaatagctattctcaaagaaaacattaaaggtgtaatgattcaaaatatggaaacgaatgctgaagcacaaaaagttcaagaagagaaagaaaagcttaaagaggagttaatggaagaggaaagactaattaaagaaagagaggaacaaatagctaatctcaaagaaaacattgaaggtgtaatgattcaaaatatggaaacgaatgctgaagcacaaagagttcaagaagagaaagaaaagcttaaagaggagttaatggaagaggaaagactaattaaagaaagagaggaacaaatagctattctcaaagaaaacattgatggtgtaatgattcaaaatatggaaacgaatgctgaagcacaaagagttcaagaagagaaagaaaagcttaaagaggagttaatggaagaggaaagactaaggaaagaaagagaggaacaaatagctattctcaaagaaaacattgaaggtgtaatgatttaaaatatggaaacgaatgctgaagcacaaagagttcaagaagagaaagaaaagcttaaagaagagctaatggaagaagaaagactaaggaaagaaagagaggaacaaatagctattctcaaagaaaacatggaaggtgtaatgatttaaaatatggaaacgaatgctgaagcacaaagagttcaagaagagaaagaaaagctgaaagaaagctaatggaagaggaaagactaaggaaagaaagagaggaacaaatagctattctcaaagaaaacattgaaggtgtaatgatttaaaatatggaaacgaatgctgaagcacaaagagttcaagaagagaaagaaaagcttaaagaggagttaatggaagaggaaagactaaggaaagaaagagaggaacaaatagctattctcaaagaaaacatggaaggtgtaatgattcaaaatatggaaaagaatgctgaagcacaaagagttcaagaagagaaagaaaagcttaaagaggagttaatggaagaggaaagactaaggaaagaaagagaggaacaaatagctattctcaaagaaaacatggaaggtgtaatgatttaaaatatggaaaagaatgctgaagcacaaagagttcaagaagagaaagaaaagcttaaagaggagttaatggaagaggaaagactaaggaaagaaagagaggaacaaatagctattctcaaagaaaacattttaggtgtaatgatttaaaatatggaaacgaatgctgaagctcAAAGAgtacaagaagagaaagaaaagcttaaagaggagttaatggaagaggaaagactaaggaaagaaagagaggaacaaatagctattctcaaagaaaacattgaaggtgtaatgatttaaaatatggaaacgaatgctgaagcacaaagagttcaagaagagaaagaaaagcttaaagaggagttaatggaagaggaaagactaaggaaagaaagagaggaacaaatagctattctcaaagaaaacattgaaggtgtaatgatttaaaatatggaaacgaatgctgaagcacaaagagttcaagaagagaaagaaaagcttaaagaggagttaatggaagaggaaagactaaggaaagaaagagaggaacaaatagctattctcaaagaaaacattgaaggtgtaatgatttaaaatatggaaacgaatgctgaagcacaaagagttcaagaagagaaagaaaagcttaaagaggagttaatggaagaggaaagactaaggaaagaaagagaggaacaaatagctattctcaaagaaaacattttaggtgtaatgatttaaaatatggaaacgaatgctgaagctcAAAGAgtacaagaagagaaagaaaagcttaaagaggagttaatggaagaggaaagactaaggaaagaaagagaggaacaaatagctattctcaaagaaaacattgaaggtgtaatgatttaaaatatggaaacgaatgctgaagcacaaagagttcaagaagagaaagaaaagcttaaagaggagttaatggaagaggaaagactaaggaaagaaagagaggaacaaatagctattctcaaagaaaacattttaggtgtaatgatttaaaatatggaaacgaatgctgaagctcAAAGAgtacaagaagagaaagaaaagcttaaagaggagttaatggaagaggaaagactaaggaaagaaagagaggaacaaatagctattctcaaagaaaacattgaaggtgtaatgatttaaaatatggaaacgaatgctgaagcacaaagagttcaagaagagaaagaaaagcttaaagaggagttaatggaagaggaaagactaaggaaagaaagagaggaacaaatagctattctcaaagaaaacattgaaggtgtaatgatttaaaatatggaaacgaatgctgaagcacaaagagttcaagaagagaaagaaaagcttaaagaggagttaatggaagaggaaagactaaggaaagaaagagaggaacaaatagctattctcaaagaaaacattgaaggtgtaatgatttaaaatatggaaacgaatgctgaagcacaaagagttcaagaagagaaagaaaagcttaaagaggagttaatggaagaggaaagactaaggaaagaaagagaggaacaaatagctattctcaaagaaaacattttaggtgtaatgatttaaaatatggaaacgaatgctgaagctcAAAGAgtacaagaagagaaagaaaagcttaaagaggagttaatggaagaggaaagactaaggaaagaaagagaggaacaaatagctattctcaaagaaaacattgaaggtgtaatgatttaaaatatggaaacgaatgctgaagcacaaagagttcaagaagagaaagaaaagcttaaagaggagttaatggaagaggaaagactaaggaaagaaagagaggaacaaatagctattctcaaagaaaacattgaaggtgtaatgatttaaaatatggaaacgaatgctgaagcacaaagagttcaagaagagaaagaaaagcttaaagaggagttaatggaagaggaaagactaaggaaagaaagagaggaacaaatagctattctcaaagaaaacattgaaggtgtaatgatttaaaatatggaaacgaatgctgaagcacaaagagttcaagaagagaaagaaaagcttaaagaggagttaatggaagaggaaagactaaggaaaaaaga encodes:
- the LOC137621401 gene encoding golgin subfamily A member 6-like protein 2, with protein sequence MFQPGKATDARKNEDGEFAAKENQTDLFKKEIEDLQEKLRERDSTIARMKEEIGVRTRQTEQLQDRLIEEERRSNQLERKCDRYAKVLEEKLVQICHFEKEQANRNEKIDLLRKELETILIEMNKTKDNLQEKVYMIEEILEYNGRIENEYEGKVEESEVQKFEKEIGFWQKEAMIVKEELKFTKEELQEENALWKRLEIQLNLMKREATFRDVIGHQTEEESKDEIERKRKETQDMKHRLSEEVELNRIKDNKIQQLEEEKLEKDVANK
- the LOC137621402 gene encoding U2 small nuclear ribonucleoprotein auxiliary factor 35 kDa subunit-related protein 2-like, whose amino-acid sequence is MVERKTTELKIVEKEKERLKEELMKEEGLRKEKEDQIDNLQEQNRIKDNKIQQLEEEKLEKEVANEYWEKETLKIDEELQETKSKLQREETVRKGLEEELNLAKQEADELWQGKLIAKTKVDNL